CGGTAAAGATATTATAGTAGAAAAGCCTTTCACTATCACGGCAGAAGAAGCAAAAGAATTAATTGCTATTGCTGATAAAGAAAATAAATTGATCTCTGTTTTTCAAAGCAGGAGGTATGACAGTGATTTTAGAACAGTGAAAAAAGTAGTACAGCAAAACCTGTTAGGTGAAATTGTAGAAGCTGAAATTCATTATGATCGATTTAATGAGGCCTTAAGCCCTAAGCAACACAAAGAAATTCCCGGCCCCGGAACAGGCATTTTATATGATCTGGGTTCGCATTTAATAGACCAGGCGTTGCAATTATTTGGAATGCCGCAAGCCGTTTTTGCAGATTTGGGTATTGTACGTCCAATATCTTTGGTGGAAGATTATATGGAAGTATTGCTATACTATCCCAATATAAGAGTACGATTGAAAGGGACGTATCTCGCAAGAGAAATCTTCCCGTCATATGTCCTACATGGCTCAAAGGGGTCATTTTTGAAATCAAGAGCGGATATACAGGAAGCCAACTTGCAGGCCTTAGTTAGTCCTGCAGATGCCAATTGGGGTGTTGAGCCCGAAACAGAGCAGGGTATTTTGCATACAGAAAAAGAAGGTAAAATAATCCGTGAACATGTGCCGACAGAAAAAGGGAATTACGTTGATTATTATGAGGGAGTTTACCAGGCGCTTATCCATAAAACCCAGCCACCGGTAAGTGCGCAAGATGGATTAAATGTTATTAAAGTGATTGAAGCCGCGTATAAAAGCAATAATGAAA
The Ferruginibacter albus DNA segment above includes these coding regions:
- a CDS encoding Gfo/Idh/MocA family oxidoreductase, which produces MKIINTALCSFGMSGCVFHAPFINVHPSFKLKGAWERSKKLIQQKYPDAVSYSSYEELLADKDVDLVVVNTPNYTHYEYAKLALQAGKDIIVEKPFTITAEEAKELIAIADKENKLISVFQSRRYDSDFRTVKKVVQQNLLGEIVEAEIHYDRFNEALSPKQHKEIPGPGTGILYDLGSHLIDQALQLFGMPQAVFADLGIVRPISLVEDYMEVLLYYPNIRVRLKGTYLAREIFPSYVLHGSKGSFLKSRADIQEANLQALVSPADANWGVEPETEQGILHTEKEGKIIREHVPTEKGNYVDYYEGVYQALIHKTQPPVSAQDGLNVIKVIEAAYKSNNEKCVAPL